The sequence below is a genomic window from Macadamia integrifolia cultivar HAES 741 chromosome 1, SCU_Mint_v3, whole genome shotgun sequence.
CCGTTGGGAATATCTTTAAGCTGAGTACCACGACCCTGAAACCGCATACGATACCGTTTCAGCATAAAACTAAATTGCGAACCGAAATGCAAAGAGAATTGAAACGAAATCAAGTAAACAGAATGGGAGTACCGCCATACCTTCTCAATTGACAACCCCTTAGTTGCGGAAACCTTTTCAGAGGACAATGCGGAGTAACGTTCAACGGATTTCCTCTCTCGAGCAGGTCTGTCCACGGGTGTCACCGGTTCCTTAGAGATCGAATTCCTCTTTCTTGGCTGCTTCTGAGTTGATTCTTCCCCCAATTTCTTCAACTCCTCACCACCACCTTTCTTCGAGCTGCGCTTTCTACTTGCTTTGACCTTCTCGGTTGGTTTTTCTTCCTCATCCGCCTGCTTCTCTTCGCCCACATCCTCTTGTTCCGCTTCTACTTCTTTCACTTTCTCCTCTTCGGAAACATCCTTCTCGACTGTCTCAGAATTTCCTTTCTCTTCGTCCCCTTCTGCAGCAACTGCTTTCTCTTCGGCCAGCAAGTCTTCGTCGACCGTCTTAGAAACTCCTTTCTCTTCGTCCCCTTCTGCAACAACTGCTTTCTCTTCGTCGGGCACGTCTTCGTCTGGCTTCTTatcttctagggtttcagaaGCCAttgaaatgaagaaacaaattacAGTATAAACGAAAACAGAAACCCTAAGTTCAGAGTCGGAAGAACCCTAGTAGAATCGCAGGCGAAATCTGCAACTGATCTGAGTGCTTCATAAGGAATCTCGCCCAGGAAAAGCTGGGCAGTGGAGAGAGCCGTTGGAGTTGAGACTTTTTAAGAGTGAAAAACTGAAGTGAGAGAGAGGGTTCAGGGAACGTTCCGAAGTCCGAACTGAGAGTGTCGGAGCGAGAAAAGGGTGGGCTGATGTAATTGTTTGAAGTGGATGACtgtgagagaggagagagaaatatttgggaatgggattggataaaattccaaaattggAATTCATTTAATAAAGGTAAAGTAATGAAGAAAGGGCGCGCTCAAAGGGTCTGTTCGAAATTTGAGGTGAAATTTAATAGCGCGCTCCGGTAGGGAGTCTGGGGACTGGGGTTGACCCACTCTTGTCTGGTCTACTCTTCTCTGCTCAGTTCCCTGCTGCTCCT
It includes:
- the LOC122075900 gene encoding serine/threonine-protein phosphatase 4 regulatory subunit 2-like isoform X1 encodes the protein MASETLEDKKPDEDVPDEEKAVVAEGDEEKGVSKTVDEDLLAEEKAVAAEGDEEKGNSETVEKDVSEEEKVKEVEAEQEDVGEEKQADEEEKPTEKVKASRKRSSKKGGGEELKKLGEESTQKQPRKRNSISKEPVTPVDRPARERKSVERYSALSSEKVSATKGLSIEKGRGTQLKDIPNGFAGGNFSCFMSSLLVLHNILYVWILYIGIM
- the LOC122075900 gene encoding uncharacterized protein T15H9.5-like isoform X2 produces the protein MASETLEDKKPDEDVPDEEKAVVAEGDEEKGVSKTVDEDLLAEEKAVAAEGDEEKGNSETVEKDVSEEEKVKEVEAEQEDVGEEKQADEEEKPTEKVKASRKRSSKKGGGEELKKLGEESTQKQPRKRNSISKEPVTPVDRPARERKSVERYSALSSEKVSATKGLSIEKGRGTQLKDIPNDC